In Chloracidobacterium sp., one genomic interval encodes:
- a CDS encoding MerR family transcriptional regulator, whose translation MAPSDVVIPDKIFFKIGEVCQIVGVQAHVLRYWESEFPMLSPQKNSSGQRSYRKKDVEVAVKIKQLLYNEMFTIAGARKKLQIDAREAAGAKTVVPAPAVAADRTPKAAAPKRDSKAPMLFDTSPIPEAAEPLNGIQAEVLKRLAMQVLELRDMLKRSGQ comes from the coding sequence ATGGCACCATCTGACGTTGTGATCCCTGACAAAATATTCTTCAAGATCGGCGAGGTTTGCCAAATCGTCGGTGTTCAGGCGCATGTGCTGCGATATTGGGAGTCGGAGTTTCCGATGCTCTCCCCGCAAAAGAACTCTTCCGGCCAGCGGAGCTATCGGAAAAAGGATGTTGAAGTAGCGGTCAAGATCAAGCAGCTCCTCTACAACGAAATGTTCACCATTGCCGGAGCACGCAAGAAGCTGCAGATCGATGCCCGTGAGGCCGCCGGAGCGAAGACGGTTGTACCGGCACCTGCGGTAGCTGCCGATCGAACGCCGAAAGCTGCGGCTCCGAAGCGGGACAGCAAGGCCCCGATGCTCTTCGACACTTCGCCCATACCCGAGGCTGCCGAACCATTGAACGGCATTCAAGCTGAGGTGCTGAAGCGGCTTGCAATGCAGGTTTTGGAACTTCGTGATATGTTGAAGCGATCCGGCCAATGA
- a CDS encoding helix-turn-helix domain-containing protein: MVEIITIEKTELIRLIDSSVAGAIEKAIHSSQPPQIMTKSEVAKYLKKSSATINRWMRYNGLPFHGVGRPTFNRTEVDAWLANY; encoded by the coding sequence ATGGTTGAAATTATCACGATTGAAAAAACTGAGCTGATTCGTTTGATTGACAGTTCGGTCGCCGGAGCGATCGAGAAAGCTATTCATTCATCACAGCCGCCGCAGATCATGACGAAGTCCGAAGTCGCGAAGTACTTGAAGAAATCCAGCGCAACGATCAATCGATGGATGAGATACAACGGCCTTCCGTTTCATGGAGTGGGCCGACCAACCTTCAACAGGACTGAGGTGGATGCCTGGTTAGCAAATTATTGA
- a CDS encoding phage integrase SAM-like domain-containing protein, which yields MSVFKKYNGKRINAKHSAYSTARWWVYRRVKGHKTIHQVIPTARTKEEAELAERQLVKQLFDRSFGQADTTVTFGDFVESTYRKYVEQNNVNKGAKKLYIKLLLKHLKDQPLHTITPQDCRDCRNKLQYGKNQRKKKSSISPSSINRIMSTLSKIFSLACEEDVLDRNPMQYVKALPEPPPRKRL from the coding sequence ATGTCAGTTTTTAAGAAATATAACGGTAAGCGGATAAACGCGAAGCACTCGGCGTATTCGACCGCTCGTTGGTGGGTCTACAGACGCGTCAAAGGACATAAGACCATTCATCAGGTTATTCCGACAGCTCGTACCAAGGAGGAAGCCGAACTCGCCGAGCGACAACTGGTCAAGCAACTGTTCGACAGATCATTCGGACAAGCAGATACGACTGTAACCTTCGGAGATTTTGTCGAATCAACCTATCGAAAATATGTGGAGCAAAACAATGTCAACAAGGGAGCGAAGAAACTTTACATAAAACTGCTCTTGAAACACCTAAAAGATCAACCTCTGCATACCATCACACCACAGGATTGTCGCGATTGCAGGAACAAACTCCAATACGGGAAAAACCAGCGAAAAAAGAAAAGTTCGATATCTCCGTCCTCGATCAATAGGATCATGTCGACTTTGTCGAAGATCTTCAGTCTCGCTTGCGAAGAGGACGTTCTCGATCGCAACCCAATGCAGTACGTGAAGGCCCTACCAGAGCCACCACCAAGAAAGCGCCT